One window of the Pyxicephalus adspersus chromosome 5, UCB_Pads_2.0, whole genome shotgun sequence genome contains the following:
- the ADNP2 gene encoding activity-dependent neuroprotector homeobox protein 2 isoform X1: MFQTPVYNLEKIRKARKKVKQLLLQIGLDTCREAYEEINTYNPGDTNFSSTSWEDVSLWEAIGRRNSYRSKQFCCSLCKFSTRLLSSFKSHLQRYHEEEKDQEIMATCPRCPFTSQTNNVVRHMRIFHSSVRKVQTSATKDDQNTVWAKDYPKAVPMKFSCLKCSFTDSLYYTIKRHVLMNHHKSELENYFGEKSEEELKGTGSKASLDNRFFCKKCNYTIHNHDALMYHILTSDKHNDLERKLRTDIYDAGRSSIKRPYKRVLTSPVALSPKPATLPIAPAVAPPSPQDAKMASLPHNGPSQPNLGVPTAIISNIVPSLKSVPDPAGGLVKTTSTTVAPTAQVGFVTTSLPQNQSITLQASLPQGVFLSPRFALNQPVAATMLPSACSVGGQIIRGAPTTVRPAVLPVNQPLPGGLLPVNQSAVLTCPQQPNVIQLNQGVRPTVISVNQPLKPTNAVGNQPGVPQNTFLAAPIIRQLIPTGKQVNGIPTYTLVTLPVAPCAIPAVNPPAVNPPQVPVQLSQPEKVVQVSTSPASAPSPPVVQVPQSTSQKPQTSKPTPAISPAVSPGAIDKATKQWKTCPVCNELFPSNVYEVHMQIAHIKQENNPDKPTETASNNEAKPPVVVAAHASFLKVVKEKSIRCVTCKVFTQDKEVLHHLLMHGMVCLYCKAVFYELRNFIYHMKILHVDVKKIHGDFFRKGITVSCDASGVPRFPHFDFTFNVSKEELGEKEMHIAVVAGANSNTAAPLYIKIQTAAERSNSNDEQGSKCSFCDHVLSKSESLETHLKERHHIMPTMHTILKSPAFKCIHCCGVYTGSMTLSAIAVHLQRCRNAPKDSIAALELSAEGKGQSKGGTNDNTKDTQVPSNDTKITQKNGPGPSNDLSPVPSKKRKLEPKSEILDVSANQNVGKLVMVPDASATASHEAKKEFLLKYFHTKPYPSKKEIELLAHVLDMWRSDVASFFGTRRYVCMKFFKNHKQQVILGFKMEDLKQVKHDMDFPEDY, translated from the exons ATGTTTCAAACGCCTGTCTATAATCTGGAAAAAATAAGAAAGGCTAGGAAAAAGGTGAAGCAGTTGCTGCTACAGATTGGTTTAGACACATGCAGAGAAGCATATGAG gaaatcaacACTTATAATCCAGGCGACACAAATTTTTCCAGTACATCATGGGAGGATGTCTCGCTTTGGGAAGCTATTGGACGCAGAAAT agttaCAGGTCCAAGCAGTTTTGCTGTAGTCTCTGCAAGTTTTCAACAAGGCTGCTGTCATCTTTTAAAAGTCATCTGCAGCGCTATCATGAGGAGGAGAAAGACCAAGAGATTATGGCAACTTGTCCAAGATGCCCATTTACTTCCCAAACAAATAATGTGGTCAGGCACATGCGGATTTTCCACTCGAGTGTTCGAAAAGTCCAAACATCTGCTACAAAAGACGATCAAAATACCGTTTGGGCAAAAGATTATCCAAAAGCAGTTCCAATGAAATTTTCTTGTTTAAAGTGTTCTTTTACCGATAGCCTATATTACACTATAAAGAGACATGTTCTAATGAACCACCACAAAAGtgaacttgaaaattattttggggAAAAGTCTGAGGAGGAACTTAAAGGGACTGGATCAAAAGCTAGTTTGGATAATagatttttctgcaaaaaatgcaatTACACAATCCATAACCATGATGCGTTAATGTACCATATTCTGACATCTGACAAGCATAATGATTTGGAACGAAAGCTGAGAACTGACATCTATGATGCTGGGCGATCAAGTATAAAAAGGCCATACAAAAGAGTTTTAACTTCCCCTGTAGCCCTATCGCCTAAACCAGCAACGTTACCAATCGCCCCAGCTGTGGCTCCTCCATCTCCTCAGGATGCAAAGATGGCTTCACTTCCCCACAATGGTCCCAGTCAACCTAATTTGGGAGTACCTACTGCTATTATTTCAAATATAGTACCATCTTTAAAATCTGTTCCTGATCCTGCTGGAGGTTTAGTGAAGACCACGTCTACTACTGTTGCCCCTACTGCTCAAGTTGGATTTGTAACTACTTCTCTTCCCCAAAACCAGAGCATTACCTTACAAGCTTCCCTTCCTCAAGGTGTGTTCCTGTCCCCAAGATTTGCTCTTAATCAGCCAGTCGCTGCAAcaatgcttccttctgcctgcagtgTTGGTGGACAGATAATTCGTGGAGCTCCAACCACTGTGCGACCTGCTGTTTTACCAGTAAACCAACCATTACCTGGGGGCCTGCTTCCTGTGAACCAGTCAGCAGTACTTACATGTCCACAGCAGCCCAATGTAATACAGTTAAATCAAGGTGTAAGGCCTACAGTCATCTCTGTCAATCAACCACTGAAGCCAACTAATGCTGTAGGCAATCAACCTGGTGTTCCTCAAAATACTTTCCTTGCAGCACCTATAATAAGGCAGCTTATACCAACAGGAAAACAAGTAAATGGAATACCTACGTATACTCTTGTAACATTACCTGTTGCTCCATGTGCTATTCCAGCTGTTAACCCTCCGGCTGTTAATCCACCACAAGTGCCTGTACAGCTTTCCCAGCCTGAGAAAGTAGTTCAAGTATCAACCTCTCCGGCCAGTGCACCATCTCCCCCTGTTGTACAGGTGCCACAAAGCACATCACAAAAACCCCAAACTTCAAAACCTACTCCTGCCATTAGCCCAGCTGTTTCTCCGGGTGCTATAGACAAAGCAACCAAACAGTGGAAGACCTGTCCTGTATGCAATGAACTATTCCCTTCAAATGTATATGAAGTCCATATGCAGATTGCtcatataaaacaggaaaataacCCAGATAAGCCAACAGAAACTGCCTCAAACAATGAAGCAAAGCCACCTGTAGTTGTAGCAGCACACGCGTCTTTCTTGAAAGTTGTGAAAGAAAAGTCTATTCGATGTGTCACGTGCAAGGTGTTCACTCAAGACAAAGAGGTGTTGCACCACCTGTTAATGCATGGTATGGTATGTCTATATTGCAAAGCTGTTTTTTACGAACTCAGAAACTTTATCTACCACATGAAAATCCTGCATGTGGATGTGAAAAAAATTCATGGAGACTTTTTCAGAAAAGGTATTACAGTTTCATGTGATGCTAGTGGTGTGCCCAGGTTTCCTCATTTTGACTTTACTTTCAATGTTTCTAAGGAAGAACTTGGGGAAAAAGAAATGCACATTGCTGTAGTGGCTGGGGCCAATTCTAACACTGCTGCTCCtttgtacataaaaatacaaaccgCTGCTGAAAGAAGCAACTCAAATGATGAGCAGGgttctaaatgttctttttgtgatcATGTTTTATCAAAGTCAGAATCATTGGAAACACATTTAAAGGAAAGGCACCACATAATGCCCACAATGCATACTATACTTAAGTCAcctgcatttaaatgtatacactgTTGTGGTGTCTATACTGGTAGTATGACCTTATCCGCTATTGCAGTGCATCTTCAGCGCTGTCGTAATGCTCCTAAAGATAGTATCGCAGCACTAGAGTTGTCCGCAGAAGGCAAAGGACAATCGAAAGGAGGAACAAATGATAATACAAAAGATACTCAGGTCCCATCAAATGATACAAAGATTACACAGAAAAATGGTCCAGGTCCTTCAAACGACTTGTCTCCTGTGCCTTCTAAAAAAAGGAAGCTTGAACCCAAATCAGAAATTTTAGATGTATCTGCCAATCAAAATGTCGGAAAGCTTGTGATGGTACCAGATGCCTCTGCAACTGCATCTCATGAAGCTAAAAAGGAGTTCTTGCTCAAGTATTTCCATACAAAACCTTACCCCAGCAAAAAGGAAATTGAATTGCTTGCACATGTGCTAGATATGTGGAGGAGTGACGTTGCTTCATTTTTTGGTACAAGGCGATATGTATGCATGAAGTTTTTCAAAAATCACAAACAACAAGTAATACTTGGATTTAAAATGGAGGATCTGAAACAGGTGAAGCATGACATGGACTTTCCTGAAGATTATTAG
- the ADNP2 gene encoding activity-dependent neuroprotector homeobox protein 2 isoform X2, with the protein MFQTPVYNLEKIRKARKKVKQLLLQIGLDTCREAYESYRSKQFCCSLCKFSTRLLSSFKSHLQRYHEEEKDQEIMATCPRCPFTSQTNNVVRHMRIFHSSVRKVQTSATKDDQNTVWAKDYPKAVPMKFSCLKCSFTDSLYYTIKRHVLMNHHKSELENYFGEKSEEELKGTGSKASLDNRFFCKKCNYTIHNHDALMYHILTSDKHNDLERKLRTDIYDAGRSSIKRPYKRVLTSPVALSPKPATLPIAPAVAPPSPQDAKMASLPHNGPSQPNLGVPTAIISNIVPSLKSVPDPAGGLVKTTSTTVAPTAQVGFVTTSLPQNQSITLQASLPQGVFLSPRFALNQPVAATMLPSACSVGGQIIRGAPTTVRPAVLPVNQPLPGGLLPVNQSAVLTCPQQPNVIQLNQGVRPTVISVNQPLKPTNAVGNQPGVPQNTFLAAPIIRQLIPTGKQVNGIPTYTLVTLPVAPCAIPAVNPPAVNPPQVPVQLSQPEKVVQVSTSPASAPSPPVVQVPQSTSQKPQTSKPTPAISPAVSPGAIDKATKQWKTCPVCNELFPSNVYEVHMQIAHIKQENNPDKPTETASNNEAKPPVVVAAHASFLKVVKEKSIRCVTCKVFTQDKEVLHHLLMHGMVCLYCKAVFYELRNFIYHMKILHVDVKKIHGDFFRKGITVSCDASGVPRFPHFDFTFNVSKEELGEKEMHIAVVAGANSNTAAPLYIKIQTAAERSNSNDEQGSKCSFCDHVLSKSESLETHLKERHHIMPTMHTILKSPAFKCIHCCGVYTGSMTLSAIAVHLQRCRNAPKDSIAALELSAEGKGQSKGGTNDNTKDTQVPSNDTKITQKNGPGPSNDLSPVPSKKRKLEPKSEILDVSANQNVGKLVMVPDASATASHEAKKEFLLKYFHTKPYPSKKEIELLAHVLDMWRSDVASFFGTRRYVCMKFFKNHKQQVILGFKMEDLKQVKHDMDFPEDY; encoded by the exons ATGTTTCAAACGCCTGTCTATAATCTGGAAAAAATAAGAAAGGCTAGGAAAAAGGTGAAGCAGTTGCTGCTACAGATTGGTTTAGACACATGCAGAGAAGCATATGAG agttaCAGGTCCAAGCAGTTTTGCTGTAGTCTCTGCAAGTTTTCAACAAGGCTGCTGTCATCTTTTAAAAGTCATCTGCAGCGCTATCATGAGGAGGAGAAAGACCAAGAGATTATGGCAACTTGTCCAAGATGCCCATTTACTTCCCAAACAAATAATGTGGTCAGGCACATGCGGATTTTCCACTCGAGTGTTCGAAAAGTCCAAACATCTGCTACAAAAGACGATCAAAATACCGTTTGGGCAAAAGATTATCCAAAAGCAGTTCCAATGAAATTTTCTTGTTTAAAGTGTTCTTTTACCGATAGCCTATATTACACTATAAAGAGACATGTTCTAATGAACCACCACAAAAGtgaacttgaaaattattttggggAAAAGTCTGAGGAGGAACTTAAAGGGACTGGATCAAAAGCTAGTTTGGATAATagatttttctgcaaaaaatgcaatTACACAATCCATAACCATGATGCGTTAATGTACCATATTCTGACATCTGACAAGCATAATGATTTGGAACGAAAGCTGAGAACTGACATCTATGATGCTGGGCGATCAAGTATAAAAAGGCCATACAAAAGAGTTTTAACTTCCCCTGTAGCCCTATCGCCTAAACCAGCAACGTTACCAATCGCCCCAGCTGTGGCTCCTCCATCTCCTCAGGATGCAAAGATGGCTTCACTTCCCCACAATGGTCCCAGTCAACCTAATTTGGGAGTACCTACTGCTATTATTTCAAATATAGTACCATCTTTAAAATCTGTTCCTGATCCTGCTGGAGGTTTAGTGAAGACCACGTCTACTACTGTTGCCCCTACTGCTCAAGTTGGATTTGTAACTACTTCTCTTCCCCAAAACCAGAGCATTACCTTACAAGCTTCCCTTCCTCAAGGTGTGTTCCTGTCCCCAAGATTTGCTCTTAATCAGCCAGTCGCTGCAAcaatgcttccttctgcctgcagtgTTGGTGGACAGATAATTCGTGGAGCTCCAACCACTGTGCGACCTGCTGTTTTACCAGTAAACCAACCATTACCTGGGGGCCTGCTTCCTGTGAACCAGTCAGCAGTACTTACATGTCCACAGCAGCCCAATGTAATACAGTTAAATCAAGGTGTAAGGCCTACAGTCATCTCTGTCAATCAACCACTGAAGCCAACTAATGCTGTAGGCAATCAACCTGGTGTTCCTCAAAATACTTTCCTTGCAGCACCTATAATAAGGCAGCTTATACCAACAGGAAAACAAGTAAATGGAATACCTACGTATACTCTTGTAACATTACCTGTTGCTCCATGTGCTATTCCAGCTGTTAACCCTCCGGCTGTTAATCCACCACAAGTGCCTGTACAGCTTTCCCAGCCTGAGAAAGTAGTTCAAGTATCAACCTCTCCGGCCAGTGCACCATCTCCCCCTGTTGTACAGGTGCCACAAAGCACATCACAAAAACCCCAAACTTCAAAACCTACTCCTGCCATTAGCCCAGCTGTTTCTCCGGGTGCTATAGACAAAGCAACCAAACAGTGGAAGACCTGTCCTGTATGCAATGAACTATTCCCTTCAAATGTATATGAAGTCCATATGCAGATTGCtcatataaaacaggaaaataacCCAGATAAGCCAACAGAAACTGCCTCAAACAATGAAGCAAAGCCACCTGTAGTTGTAGCAGCACACGCGTCTTTCTTGAAAGTTGTGAAAGAAAAGTCTATTCGATGTGTCACGTGCAAGGTGTTCACTCAAGACAAAGAGGTGTTGCACCACCTGTTAATGCATGGTATGGTATGTCTATATTGCAAAGCTGTTTTTTACGAACTCAGAAACTTTATCTACCACATGAAAATCCTGCATGTGGATGTGAAAAAAATTCATGGAGACTTTTTCAGAAAAGGTATTACAGTTTCATGTGATGCTAGTGGTGTGCCCAGGTTTCCTCATTTTGACTTTACTTTCAATGTTTCTAAGGAAGAACTTGGGGAAAAAGAAATGCACATTGCTGTAGTGGCTGGGGCCAATTCTAACACTGCTGCTCCtttgtacataaaaatacaaaccgCTGCTGAAAGAAGCAACTCAAATGATGAGCAGGgttctaaatgttctttttgtgatcATGTTTTATCAAAGTCAGAATCATTGGAAACACATTTAAAGGAAAGGCACCACATAATGCCCACAATGCATACTATACTTAAGTCAcctgcatttaaatgtatacactgTTGTGGTGTCTATACTGGTAGTATGACCTTATCCGCTATTGCAGTGCATCTTCAGCGCTGTCGTAATGCTCCTAAAGATAGTATCGCAGCACTAGAGTTGTCCGCAGAAGGCAAAGGACAATCGAAAGGAGGAACAAATGATAATACAAAAGATACTCAGGTCCCATCAAATGATACAAAGATTACACAGAAAAATGGTCCAGGTCCTTCAAACGACTTGTCTCCTGTGCCTTCTAAAAAAAGGAAGCTTGAACCCAAATCAGAAATTTTAGATGTATCTGCCAATCAAAATGTCGGAAAGCTTGTGATGGTACCAGATGCCTCTGCAACTGCATCTCATGAAGCTAAAAAGGAGTTCTTGCTCAAGTATTTCCATACAAAACCTTACCCCAGCAAAAAGGAAATTGAATTGCTTGCACATGTGCTAGATATGTGGAGGAGTGACGTTGCTTCATTTTTTGGTACAAGGCGATATGTATGCATGAAGTTTTTCAAAAATCACAAACAACAAGTAATACTTGGATTTAAAATGGAGGATCTGAAACAGGTGAAGCATGACATGGACTTTCCTGAAGATTATTAG